The following are from one region of the Microbacterium sp. cx-55 genome:
- a CDS encoding type III polyketide synthase: protein MNPSIVAIGTAVPPTRLAQHDVREVFATQPGIGRLTQRLVHAAFDASAIEYRHTVLSGLLGDPGDGLSVRHGDVLLSPPTSARNAEYRRLVPALFAEASRQALSDAGLDAAAVTHVITVSCTGLFAPGPDMRLVRDLGLSPNVERYHHGFVGCAAAVPALRAAHRIAVAQPGSVVLVASAELCSLHLRASSDPEQIVAASLFADGAAAAIVTSAPSTGVRLELDTFATALTSDGEDDMTWTIGDEGFEMRLSAEVPRIVGREVRAAASDLLDVDAWAVHPGGRSVLDRVAAGLELTDAQMAPSREVLRDYGNMSSATILFILRRLLHDDSLGDADIGALAFGPGLTVESARLHRRTAAGA, encoded by the coding sequence ATGAACCCGAGCATCGTGGCGATCGGCACGGCCGTGCCGCCGACCCGCCTCGCCCAGCACGACGTGCGCGAGGTGTTCGCGACGCAACCCGGAATCGGCCGCCTCACGCAGCGTCTCGTCCACGCCGCGTTCGACGCGTCGGCGATCGAGTACCGCCACACCGTGCTGTCGGGGCTGCTCGGCGACCCGGGAGACGGGCTTTCCGTCCGCCACGGCGACGTGCTGCTCTCGCCTCCCACGTCCGCGCGCAACGCCGAGTACCGCCGCCTCGTTCCGGCCCTTTTCGCCGAGGCATCGCGGCAGGCGTTGTCGGATGCGGGACTGGATGCGGCCGCCGTCACCCACGTCATCACGGTCTCGTGCACGGGCCTGTTCGCCCCCGGGCCCGACATGCGGCTCGTCCGCGATCTCGGGCTGAGCCCGAACGTCGAGCGCTACCACCACGGGTTCGTCGGGTGCGCGGCGGCGGTGCCCGCTCTTCGCGCCGCGCACCGGATCGCGGTCGCCCAACCCGGGTCGGTCGTGCTCGTCGCGTCCGCCGAACTGTGCTCGCTGCACCTGCGGGCATCGTCCGACCCCGAGCAGATCGTCGCCGCGTCGCTGTTCGCCGACGGCGCCGCGGCCGCGATCGTCACGTCCGCACCCTCAACCGGGGTGCGCCTCGAGCTCGACACCTTCGCCACCGCCCTCACGAGCGACGGAGAGGACGACATGACCTGGACGATCGGTGACGAGGGCTTCGAGATGCGCCTGTCGGCGGAGGTGCCGCGCATCGTGGGCCGCGAGGTGCGGGCCGCCGCATCCGATCTGCTCGATGTCGACGCGTGGGCGGTGCACCCGGGTGGGCGCAGCGTGCTCGATCGCGTGGCCGCGGGCCTCGAGCTGACCGACGCGCAGATGGCGCCGTCGCGTGAGGTGCTGCGCGACTACGGCAACATGTCGAGCGCGACGATCCTCTTCATCCTGCGCCGCCTGCTGCACGACGATTCCCTCGGAGACGCCGATATCGGCGCGCTCGCCTTCGGCCCGGGCCTCACGGTCGAGTCGGCCCGCCTGCACCGGCGCACGGCCGCGGGCGCGTGA
- a CDS encoding glycosyltransferase family 4 protein, whose protein sequence is MRLFFDARYIRTDFHDGISRYSAELAEAVQDAASASGVEVTFLVSEPGQIDLLPSGATTLGIHRPTSWREPFTARMLNRFAPDVVFSPMQTIGTMGRRFRLILTLHDTIYYRHRTPPRNLPAAVRVGWRLFHLSYVPQRVTLNAADIVATVSETSKRQFAAVRLTKRPVVVVPNAPQRLADLLPADAEEPGGAPWNIVYMGSFMGYKNVETLVRAMGLLPGRTLHLLSRITPERRRELAGLTPAGAQVVFHNGVSDAEYAALLADHAVLASTSLDEGYGLPLAEALALGVPVVASDLDIFHEVAGPGARYVDPQDPAAVADAVRALDDDAERCRVIDAGAAHIARFTWATSAQTLLDAVRELARRA, encoded by the coding sequence GTGCGGCTGTTCTTCGACGCGCGCTACATCCGCACGGATTTTCACGACGGCATCAGTCGCTACTCGGCGGAGCTCGCCGAGGCGGTCCAGGATGCGGCGTCGGCGTCGGGCGTCGAGGTGACCTTCCTCGTGTCGGAGCCGGGGCAGATCGACTTGCTGCCGAGCGGTGCGACGACCCTCGGCATCCATCGCCCGACGTCGTGGCGGGAGCCCTTCACCGCGCGCATGCTGAACCGGTTCGCGCCCGATGTCGTGTTCTCGCCGATGCAGACCATCGGCACGATGGGGCGACGATTCCGCCTCATCCTGACGCTGCACGACACGATCTACTACCGCCACCGCACACCGCCCCGAAACCTCCCGGCGGCGGTGCGGGTCGGATGGCGACTCTTCCACCTGAGCTACGTTCCGCAGCGCGTCACGCTGAACGCGGCCGACATCGTGGCGACGGTGAGTGAGACCAGCAAGCGGCAGTTCGCGGCGGTGCGGCTCACGAAGCGCCCGGTCGTGGTCGTGCCGAACGCCCCGCAGCGCCTCGCGGACCTGCTGCCCGCCGATGCCGAAGAGCCCGGCGGTGCCCCCTGGAACATCGTGTACATGGGGTCGTTCATGGGCTACAAGAACGTCGAGACGCTCGTGCGCGCGATGGGCCTGCTTCCCGGGCGCACGCTGCATCTGCTCAGTCGCATCACCCCGGAGCGGCGTCGCGAGCTGGCGGGTCTCACGCCGGCCGGTGCCCAGGTCGTGTTCCACAACGGGGTGTCGGATGCGGAGTACGCCGCGCTTCTCGCCGACCACGCGGTGCTCGCGAGCACGAGCCTCGACGAGGGCTACGGGCTGCCGCTCGCCGAGGCGCTCGCTCTCGGGGTGCCGGTCGTGGCGAGCGACCTCGACATCTTCCACGAGGTGGCCGGGCCCGGCGCCCGTTACGTCGATCCGCAGGATCCCGCCGCGGTGGCGGATGCGGTGCGAGCGCTCGACGACGACGCCGAGCGGTGCCGGGTGATCGATGCGGGCGCCGCGCACATCGCCCGGTTCACCTGGGCGACTTCGGCGCAGACGCTGCTCGACGCGGTCCGCGAGCTCGCCCGCCGCGCCTGA
- a CDS encoding UbiA family prenyltransferase yields MSSPAVVIRGLWQSSHPGPTCVVTALALALGVAAGLELWRMLLLAAAVFAGQLSIGISNDAIDAARDRAVGRTDKPLARGDVRIRTAWIAAVGCAIVALVLSAPLGVGMLVAHAVAVISGWAYNAPLKATAFSVVPFLVTFGLFPSLATLSAAEPRFAAPWAFVAGAALGAAVHLSNVLPDLDDDRATGIRGLPHRIGGPASAVAAAAGVIAGALAVLLGPVGGRVGDVSGLSWVFFVAVSVVAVLSAVVALRGAPGRIVFRLVMLAALLLAAQLVATGGALAA; encoded by the coding sequence ATGTCCTCGCCCGCCGTCGTCATCCGCGGACTGTGGCAGTCCTCGCATCCCGGCCCGACGTGCGTCGTCACGGCGCTGGCGCTCGCACTCGGGGTGGCCGCCGGTCTCGAGCTGTGGCGGATGCTGCTGCTCGCGGCCGCGGTCTTCGCCGGCCAGCTCTCGATCGGCATCTCGAACGACGCGATCGACGCCGCCCGCGACCGCGCCGTGGGGCGCACCGACAAGCCTCTCGCGCGCGGGGACGTCCGCATCCGCACCGCCTGGATCGCGGCGGTCGGCTGCGCGATCGTCGCTCTCGTGCTGTCGGCGCCGCTCGGGGTCGGGATGCTGGTGGCACACGCCGTCGCCGTGATCTCCGGGTGGGCGTACAACGCACCGCTGAAGGCCACGGCGTTCTCGGTCGTGCCGTTCCTCGTGACCTTCGGCCTGTTCCCGTCGCTCGCGACCCTGTCGGCCGCCGAACCCCGCTTCGCCGCGCCGTGGGCGTTCGTCGCCGGCGCCGCGCTCGGGGCGGCCGTGCATCTGTCGAACGTGCTGCCGGATCTCGACGATGACCGGGCTACCGGCATCCGCGGTCTGCCGCATCGCATCGGCGGCCCGGCGTCTGCGGTGGCCGCGGCCGCGGGCGTCATCGCCGGGGCGCTCGCCGTGCTGCTCGGCCCGGTGGGCGGGCGCGTCGGCGACGTGTCCGGGCTCTCGTGGGTGTTCTTCGTGGCGGTGTCGGTCGTCGCGGTGCTGTCCGCGGTCGTTGCGCTCCGCGGAGCGCCCGGCCGGATCGTCTTCCGCCTGGTGATGCTGGCCGCGCTGCTGCTCGCCGCACAACTCGTCGCGACCGGTGGCGCCCTCGCCGCCTGA
- a CDS encoding nitroreductase family protein, with the protein MSTISSRTAVTDRPVLDVFAERWSTRIFDAAAPLDEDAFQSALEAARWAPSASNTQPWRAIVARRGTPEHQQVLDALMGFNQAWAGDASVLVVFVTELAREDNEPLPWAVYDTGQAAAFFTIQAHAGGLATHQMGGFHRDVIASTFGLESRFEAVSIMAVGTLGDPATADAGIVEREGAPRTRRPIAETLIVNA; encoded by the coding sequence ATGAGCACGATTTCGTCCCGCACGGCCGTCACCGACCGTCCCGTCCTCGACGTTTTCGCCGAGCGCTGGAGCACCCGCATCTTCGATGCCGCCGCCCCGCTCGACGAAGACGCCTTCCAGAGCGCCCTCGAAGCCGCGCGCTGGGCGCCCTCGGCGAGCAACACGCAGCCCTGGCGCGCCATCGTCGCGCGTCGCGGCACGCCCGAGCACCAGCAGGTGCTCGATGCCCTGATGGGCTTCAACCAGGCCTGGGCGGGCGACGCATCCGTCCTCGTCGTCTTCGTCACCGAGCTGGCGCGCGAAGACAACGAGCCGCTGCCCTGGGCGGTCTACGACACCGGCCAGGCCGCCGCATTCTTCACGATCCAGGCGCACGCGGGCGGTCTCGCGACCCACCAGATGGGCGGATTCCACCGCGACGTGATCGCCTCGACCTTCGGCCTGGAATCCCGCTTCGAAGCCGTCTCGATCATGGCCGTCGGCACGCTCGGCGACCCGGCGACCGCCGACGCGGGAATCGTCGAGCGAGAGGGTGCCCCGCGCACCCGCCGCCCGATCGCCGAGACGCTCATCGTCAACGCCTGA
- a CDS encoding methyltransferase domain-containing protein: MRATDDRRECARVRATDGRRDSDGERKRESGNPRESHGGREPGKRSVSARRGPHHVSLRERDRALQELMDDPDCDPHRLAATWQRFDAVNRLISGWDTIYRRAVRPVLARTGGSARVLDLGCGGGDVLARLARLARADGLTAEWLGVDPDARALPIARRREAPGVTFRTTDSATLRAEGERFDLVLSNHVLHHLTDAELHAFADDSLALSRQIVVHADIERSRTAYALYAAGITPLAPGTFLLTDGLRSIRRSYREAELAAALPPSEGWVIRRPVPFRLVAVGRGRG; the protein is encoded by the coding sequence GTGCGCGCGACCGACGACAGGCGCGAGTGCGCGCGCGTGCGCGCGACCGACGGCAGACGCGACAGCGACGGCGAGCGCAAGCGCGAGAGCGGCAACCCGCGCGAGAGCCACGGCGGACGCGAGCCGGGCAAACGCAGCGTGAGCGCCAGGCGCGGCCCGCACCACGTGTCGCTCCGCGAGCGGGATCGCGCGCTGCAGGAGCTCATGGACGACCCGGACTGCGACCCGCACCGCCTCGCCGCGACCTGGCAGCGCTTCGACGCGGTCAACCGGCTCATCTCGGGCTGGGACACGATCTATCGCCGCGCTGTCCGCCCGGTCCTCGCGCGCACGGGCGGCTCGGCGCGGGTGCTCGACCTCGGATGCGGCGGCGGCGATGTTCTCGCTCGGCTCGCGCGGCTCGCGCGCGCCGACGGGCTCACGGCGGAGTGGCTCGGTGTCGACCCGGATGCGCGCGCCCTCCCGATCGCCCGGCGGCGCGAGGCGCCGGGGGTGACGTTCCGCACCACCGACTCCGCGACCCTTCGCGCGGAAGGCGAACGGTTCGACCTCGTGCTCTCCAACCACGTGCTGCACCATCTGACGGATGCGGAACTGCACGCTTTCGCCGACGACTCCCTCGCCCTCTCGCGTCAGATCGTGGTGCACGCCGACATCGAACGCAGCCGCACGGCGTACGCGTTGTACGCGGCCGGGATCACGCCCCTCGCGCCCGGCACGTTCCTTCTCACCGATGGGCTGCGTTCCATCCGTCGCAGCTACCGCGAAGCGGAGTTGGCGGCCGCGCTGCCGCCGTCCGAGGGCTGGGTCATCCGGCGTCCTGTGCCGTTCCGGCTCGTGGCCGTGGGGCGCGGTCGTGGCTGA
- a CDS encoding FAD-dependent oxidoreductase → MADVVVVGAGPVGLLLASELHRRGIGTRLLERRPSAGGGSRAIGVHSPVLAALEPSGVTERLLASALRVHRGEARSGAQLLGTVHFDRLRARFPFVATLPQSATEAALAHGGPPVQRGAEVTRIRRVGDRMRISLRGGDDLDAGIVVVATGAGGRAVAYRPGAVRVHSYADRYLMSDTDVGYDDPTAIVRLGRRGVLESFPLPGERRRYVAWDDDPDDDRPDARLERFRRALAAHGEGAAAERVAAASGFRVRRVVVPRMRRGTLFVIGDGAHEVSPIGGQGMNLGLLDAAGLAPLLAEWVRRGEEPAAALARWERRRLTSARTAAALASANTALGRPLGPRGDALRRRALRAVLSGPSGMLFAHAYAMGLDRDA, encoded by the coding sequence GTGGCTGACGTCGTCGTCGTGGGAGCCGGCCCCGTGGGGTTGCTGCTCGCGAGCGAACTGCACCGCCGGGGCATCGGTACGCGGCTGCTCGAACGGCGCCCGTCGGCGGGCGGCGGATCCCGCGCGATCGGCGTGCACTCCCCCGTGCTGGCCGCGCTCGAACCGTCCGGCGTCACCGAGCGACTCCTCGCGTCGGCGCTCCGGGTCCACCGCGGCGAGGCGCGGTCGGGCGCGCAGCTTCTGGGAACCGTGCACTTCGACCGGCTCCGCGCACGGTTCCCGTTCGTCGCCACGCTGCCGCAGTCGGCGACCGAAGCAGCCCTCGCACACGGCGGACCGCCGGTTCAGCGCGGCGCCGAGGTCACCCGCATCCGCCGCGTCGGTGACCGGATGCGGATCAGCCTCCGAGGCGGCGACGATCTCGACGCCGGCATCGTCGTGGTGGCGACCGGTGCGGGCGGGCGGGCGGTCGCGTACCGGCCGGGCGCCGTGCGCGTGCACTCCTACGCCGACCGCTATCTGATGAGCGACACAGATGTGGGCTACGACGACCCGACCGCGATCGTGCGGCTCGGGCGCCGCGGAGTGCTCGAGTCGTTTCCGCTCCCCGGTGAGCGTCGCCGCTACGTCGCGTGGGACGACGACCCGGACGACGACCGGCCAGACGCGCGGCTGGAGCGGTTCCGCAGGGCGCTCGCGGCGCACGGGGAGGGCGCGGCGGCGGAGCGGGTGGCGGCCGCATCCGGATTCCGCGTGCGTCGTGTCGTCGTGCCCCGGATGCGGCGCGGCACCCTGTTCGTCATCGGCGACGGAGCGCACGAGGTGAGCCCGATCGGGGGTCAGGGCATGAACCTCGGCCTGCTCGATGCCGCCGGTCTTGCGCCTCTGCTGGCGGAGTGGGTGCGGCGCGGTGAAGAACCCGCCGCCGCTCTTGCGCGCTGGGAGCGCCGCCGGCTGACGTCCGCCCGCACGGCGGCAGCGCTCGCGTCGGCCAACACCGCGCTCGGGCGCCCCCTCGGCCCCCGTGGCGATGCCCTCCGTCGCCGCGCGCTGCGCGCTGTGCTCTCCGGCCCGTCCGGAATGCTCTTCGCCCACGCCTACGCGATGGGCCTCGACCGCGACGCGTAG
- a CDS encoding carbohydrate ABC transporter permease, which produces MALPSSVSSGRASARPEGAPRKPWLTYARRDALAGYVFIAPQLIGIVLFVLVPLGLIFYYAFHEWNVLAGTFTFVGLENVDRLFSDPQLAPVLTATGVFSIGLVIFNLSLALLLAVLLNRRWRGVTAFRTIFFSPVVVSLVAWTIVWGFLLQDNGGINGLLAVVGIDGPNWLREGGTAMASVIVVQVFKNVGLNMVLFLAALQGVPRELQEAARVDGASDRTVFTRIVLPLISPTILLTLVITIVGSLQVYAQIAVLTQGGPGISTTVLVYYLVQQAFEFHQFGYGSTLAILLFLIVLVLTVAQWQLRKRWVFYEN; this is translated from the coding sequence ATGGCTCTCCCCTCCTCCGTCTCCTCGGGTCGCGCCTCCGCGCGGCCCGAGGGGGCACCCCGGAAGCCGTGGCTGACGTACGCCCGCCGCGACGCCCTCGCGGGGTACGTGTTCATCGCCCCGCAGCTGATCGGCATCGTGCTGTTCGTCCTGGTCCCCCTCGGGCTGATCTTCTACTACGCGTTCCACGAGTGGAACGTGCTGGCGGGCACCTTCACGTTCGTCGGCCTCGAGAACGTGGATCGGCTGTTCTCCGATCCCCAACTCGCGCCGGTCCTCACCGCGACGGGTGTCTTCTCCATCGGTCTCGTGATCTTCAACCTGTCGCTGGCGCTTCTGCTCGCGGTGCTCCTGAACCGCCGCTGGCGCGGAGTCACCGCCTTCCGCACGATCTTCTTCTCCCCCGTCGTCGTCTCCCTCGTCGCCTGGACGATCGTCTGGGGCTTCCTCCTGCAAGACAACGGCGGCATCAACGGGCTCCTGGCGGTCGTCGGGATCGACGGTCCGAACTGGCTTCGCGAGGGCGGAACGGCGATGGCGAGCGTCATCGTGGTGCAGGTCTTCAAGAATGTCGGGTTGAACATGGTGCTCTTCCTGGCCGCGTTGCAGGGGGTTCCCCGCGAGCTGCAGGAAGCCGCCCGGGTCGATGGCGCGAGCGACCGCACCGTCTTCACCCGCATCGTCCTCCCGCTCATCTCCCCGACCATCCTCCTGACCCTCGTGATCACGATCGTCGGTTCGCTGCAGGTGTACGCGCAGATCGCCGTGCTCACGCAGGGCGGCCCGGGCATCTCCACCACGGTGCTCGTCTATTACCTCGTGCAGCAGGCGTTCGAGTTCCACCAGTTCGGATACGGGTCGACGCTCGCCATCCTGCTGTTCCTGATCGTCCTCGTCCTCACGGTCGCGCAGTGGCAGTTGCGCAAGAGATGGGTCTTCTATGAGAACTGA
- a CDS encoding GlxA family transcriptional regulator, whose amino-acid sequence MKTVAVIVQPGFSPFEFGLACEAFGLDRTDDGIEMFDFRVCAITPGAIESNMRFSINVENDLTFADEADLVVVTPVPRATWGTLDERIAGVLQRAVARNAWVLSVCSGSFVLGESGILNGRRATTHWKYAARMAQMYPKIEIDPDVLYVQDGKIITSAGTAAGLDACLHLLRQELGAEVTNTIARRMVVAPQRDGGQAQFVDRPIPATLSLSLAPVTEWMLENLRFDLTVEQLAAKAHMSPRTFARRFKADLGATPAAWLGRQRVLHAQRMLEQTDLGLDRIAYECGFGSAAVMRQNFARTLAITPTAYRARFACVDDTNHRDEAPSEHRDDEVMTASVA is encoded by the coding sequence GTGAAGACCGTTGCCGTCATCGTCCAGCCTGGCTTCTCGCCCTTCGAGTTCGGTCTCGCCTGCGAGGCGTTCGGCCTCGACCGCACCGATGACGGCATCGAGATGTTCGACTTCCGCGTCTGCGCGATCACGCCCGGGGCGATCGAATCGAATATGCGGTTCTCGATCAACGTCGAGAACGACCTGACCTTCGCCGACGAGGCCGATCTCGTGGTCGTCACTCCGGTGCCCCGGGCGACGTGGGGCACGCTCGACGAGCGGATCGCCGGCGTGCTGCAGCGTGCCGTGGCGCGCAACGCATGGGTGCTGAGCGTCTGCAGCGGGTCCTTCGTGCTGGGCGAATCCGGCATCCTGAACGGCCGCCGCGCGACGACGCACTGGAAGTACGCGGCGCGGATGGCGCAGATGTACCCGAAGATCGAGATCGATCCCGACGTGCTCTACGTGCAGGACGGCAAGATCATCACGAGTGCCGGCACCGCCGCGGGCCTCGACGCGTGCCTCCACCTGCTCCGGCAGGAGCTCGGTGCGGAGGTCACCAACACCATCGCCCGGCGCATGGTCGTGGCGCCGCAGCGGGACGGCGGGCAAGCCCAGTTCGTCGATCGGCCGATTCCCGCGACCCTGTCGCTGTCGCTCGCGCCGGTCACCGAGTGGATGCTGGAGAATCTGCGCTTCGATCTGACGGTCGAACAGCTCGCGGCGAAGGCGCACATGTCTCCGCGGACGTTCGCGCGCCGGTTCAAGGCGGACCTCGGCGCGACGCCCGCCGCGTGGCTCGGGCGCCAGCGGGTGCTGCACGCGCAGCGCATGCTCGAGCAGACCGACCTCGGACTCGACCGGATCGCCTACGAGTGCGGCTTCGGCTCTGCCGCGGTGATGCGGCAGAACTTTGCCCGCACGCTCGCGATCACCCCCACGGCCTACCGTGCGCGGTTCGCCTGCGTCGACGACACGAACCACCGGGACGAGGCTCCGAGCGAGCATCGCGACGACGAGGTGATGACCGCATCCGTCGCCTGA
- a CDS encoding carbohydrate ABC transporter permease produces MRTDAPPAPAPAAAPAPPVVPAGRPRRPAPGSPWRKVFFYGALSILAIPFVFPTWWMITSSLKPVSEIFAFPPSLWPTDPTLDAYVDAFTMQPFAQQYFNSLYIAVFVTVGTMLISAMAGYAFARIRFPGQNVLFLVVLTGLLIPSEVTIVPLFQMFNTLGLVNTHWPILLVTTFGAPSVLATFIMRQFFLTLPVELEEAARLDGLGRWAIWWRIALPLSRTALAAVAIFTFLHVWNLYLEPTVYLLSPELFTLPQALTRYADAYGGEMWNVQMAASTMTALPVLIVFVFAQKQFVEGLAQTGLKG; encoded by the coding sequence ATGAGAACTGACGCCCCGCCCGCCCCGGCACCCGCCGCCGCACCGGCACCGCCCGTCGTGCCGGCCGGCCGCCCGCGCCGGCCCGCCCCCGGATCCCCGTGGCGCAAGGTGTTCTTCTACGGAGCACTCAGCATCCTCGCCATCCCGTTCGTCTTCCCGACGTGGTGGATGATCACGTCGTCGCTGAAGCCGGTCTCGGAGATCTTCGCGTTCCCGCCGTCGCTGTGGCCGACCGACCCGACGCTCGACGCCTACGTCGACGCGTTCACGATGCAGCCGTTCGCCCAGCAGTATTTCAACAGCCTGTACATCGCCGTGTTCGTCACGGTGGGCACGATGCTGATCTCGGCGATGGCCGGCTACGCGTTCGCCCGCATCCGCTTCCCCGGGCAGAACGTGCTGTTCCTCGTGGTGCTGACGGGACTGCTCATTCCGAGCGAGGTGACGATCGTTCCGCTGTTCCAGATGTTCAACACGCTCGGACTCGTCAACACGCACTGGCCGATCCTGCTCGTGACGACCTTCGGGGCGCCGAGCGTGCTGGCGACGTTCATCATGCGGCAGTTCTTCCTCACGCTGCCGGTGGAGCTCGAAGAGGCCGCCCGGCTCGACGGACTCGGACGCTGGGCGATCTGGTGGCGGATCGCGCTGCCCCTGTCGCGGACCGCGCTGGCCGCCGTTGCGATCTTCACGTTCCTGCACGTGTGGAACCTCTACCTGGAGCCGACCGTCTACCTGCTCTCCCCCGAACTGTTCACGCTCCCGCAGGCGCTCACGCGATACGCGGATGCATACGGCGGCGAGATGTGGAACGTGCAGATGGCGGCCTCCACGATGACCGCACTGCCCGTGCTGATCGTCTTCGTGTTCGCGCAGAAGCAGTTCGTGGAAGGCCTCGCCCAGACCGGGCTGAAAGGCTAA
- a CDS encoding ATP-dependent Clp protease ATP-binding subunit → MNATPQPGQEEAKSPLEQFGINLTERARMGKLDPVIGRDSEIRRVSQVLTRRTKNNPVLIGEPGVGKTAVVEGLAQRIVAGDVAESLKNKELISLDISALVAGAMYRGQFEERLKSVLKEITESEGRVITFIDELHVLMGAGGGEGSVAASNMLKPMLARGELRLIGATTLDEYREFIEKDAALERRFQQVYVGEPSVEDTIAILRGLKERYEAHHKVAIADGALVAAASLSNRYIPSRQLPDKAIDLIDEAASRLRMEIDSAPLEIDELRRHVDRLKLEELALKKEKDDASKERLAKLREDLVSEQARLGELQERWERERASLNRVGDLKTRLDAARVEAERAQREGNLEKASRLLYAEIPALEREVVAAEQAESSGERMVNDQVTDEDIASVIAAWTGIPVGRLLQGETEKLVHLESELGKRLIGQKQAVKAVADAVRRSRAGISDPNRPTGSFLFLGPTGVGKTELAKALAEFLFDDEHALVRIDMSEYGEKHSVARLVGAPPGYVGYEQGGQLTEAVRRRPYSVVLMDEVEKAHPEVFDVLLQVMDDGRLTDGQGRTVDFTNVILILTSNLGSPILIDPTLSALQKRDQVQALVRQAFRPEFVNRLDDTVIFQALTEDDLAQIVELSVYALQRRLKDRRLTLAVTPDARAWLAERGYDPVYGARPLRRLIQSEIQDRLAMAILSGGAHDGDTVRVDVAADGSQLVLTSAGRPDDEDDEVVVAELLDD, encoded by the coding sequence ATGAACGCCACGCCACAGCCCGGGCAGGAGGAAGCGAAGAGCCCCCTCGAACAGTTCGGGATCAACCTCACCGAGCGCGCCCGCATGGGCAAGCTCGACCCCGTCATCGGACGCGACAGCGAGATCCGTCGCGTCAGCCAGGTGCTCACCCGACGTACGAAGAACAACCCCGTCCTGATCGGTGAGCCCGGCGTCGGAAAGACCGCCGTCGTCGAAGGACTCGCCCAGCGCATCGTCGCGGGCGACGTCGCGGAGTCGCTGAAGAACAAAGAACTGATCTCGCTCGACATCTCCGCGCTCGTCGCAGGCGCGATGTACCGCGGCCAGTTCGAGGAGCGCCTGAAGAGCGTCCTCAAGGAGATCACCGAATCCGAAGGTCGCGTCATCACCTTCATCGACGAACTGCACGTGCTCATGGGTGCGGGCGGCGGCGAGGGTTCGGTGGCCGCATCCAACATGCTGAAGCCGATGCTCGCGCGCGGCGAACTGCGCCTCATCGGGGCGACCACGCTCGACGAGTACCGCGAGTTCATCGAGAAGGATGCGGCGCTCGAACGCCGCTTCCAGCAGGTGTACGTCGGCGAGCCGTCGGTCGAAGACACGATCGCGATCCTCCGCGGCCTGAAGGAGCGCTACGAGGCGCATCACAAGGTCGCCATCGCCGACGGCGCCCTGGTGGCGGCCGCATCCCTGTCGAACCGCTACATTCCGTCGCGGCAGCTGCCCGACAAGGCGATCGACCTGATCGACGAGGCGGCGTCTCGGCTGCGCATGGAGATCGACTCGGCCCCGCTCGAGATCGACGAACTGCGCCGCCACGTCGACCGGCTGAAGCTCGAAGAGCTGGCGCTGAAGAAGGAGAAGGACGACGCGTCGAAGGAGCGTCTCGCGAAGCTGCGCGAAGACCTCGTCTCCGAGCAGGCGCGCCTCGGCGAGCTCCAGGAGCGCTGGGAACGCGAGCGTGCCTCGCTGAACCGTGTCGGTGACCTGAAGACCCGTCTGGATGCGGCCCGCGTCGAGGCCGAACGCGCACAGCGCGAGGGCAACCTCGAGAAGGCGTCGCGGCTGCTGTACGCCGAGATCCCCGCGCTCGAACGCGAGGTCGTCGCCGCCGAGCAGGCCGAGTCCTCGGGCGAGCGGATGGTGAACGACCAGGTGACGGACGAAGACATCGCCTCTGTCATCGCCGCGTGGACGGGCATCCCGGTCGGCCGGCTGCTGCAGGGTGAGACCGAGAAGCTCGTGCACCTCGAGTCCGAGCTGGGCAAGCGGCTCATCGGCCAGAAGCAGGCCGTGAAAGCGGTCGCCGACGCCGTGCGCCGCTCCCGCGCCGGCATCAGCGACCCGAATCGTCCGACGGGTTCGTTCCTGTTCCTCGGTCCAACCGGCGTCGGAAAGACCGAGCTCGCGAAGGCGCTCGCCGAGTTCCTCTTCGACGACGAGCACGCGCTCGTGCGCATAGACATGTCCGAGTACGGCGAGAAGCACTCCGTCGCACGTCTCGTCGGTGCCCCTCCGGGGTACGTCGGCTACGAACAGGGCGGTCAGCTCACCGAGGCCGTCCGCCGTCGTCCGTACTCCGTGGTGCTCATGGACGAGGTCGAGAAGGCGCATCCGGAAGTATTCGACGTGCTGCTGCAGGTCATGGACGACGGTCGCCTGACCGACGGCCAGGGTCGGACGGTCGACTTCACCAACGTCATCCTGATCCTGACGTCGAACCTCGGCTCCCCGATCCTCATCGACCCGACCCTCTCGGCCCTGCAGAAGCGGGATCAGGTGCAGGCGCTCGTGCGGCAGGCGTTCCGGCCCGAGTTCGTGAACCGGCTCGATGACACCGTGATCTTCCAGGCGCTGACCGAAGACGACCTCGCGCAGATCGTCGAGCTGTCGGTCTACGCGCTCCAGCGTCGGCTCAAGGATCGCCGACTCACCCTGGCGGTCACCCCCGATGCGCGGGCCTGGCTCGCCGAGCGCGGGTACGACCCGGTGTACGGAGCGCGGCCGCTGCGGCGCCTCATCCAGTCCGAAATCCAGGACCGCCTCGCGATGGCGATCCTGTCGGGCGGGGCTCACGACGGCGACACCGTGCGCGTCGACGTCGCGGCCGACGGCTCGCAGCTCGTGCTGACGAGCGCCGGGCGGCCCGACGACGAGGACGACGAGGTCGTCGTAGCCGAACTGCTCGACGACTAG